One Streptomyces umbrinus genomic window, GCCGGGGCGTGGTCGGCTGGACCACCTTCGGCGCCTCGGTGGCACCCCTGCTCCTGCTGGTCTTCGGCCTGCTGCTCGCCGGCTCGTCCACCGAGCTCAACACGGCCATCGCGGCCGACCCGATCGGCGCGCTGACCACGATCCTGCCCACCTGGTTCCTGATCCCCTTCGCCGCCGTGGCCGTACTGGGTCTCGTCGGCGGCGCGGTCCTCGACATCTACTCCTCCGGCCTCGCCCTGCTCGCGGCGGGCCTGCGGGTGCCGCGCTATCTGGCCGCCCTGCTGGACGGCGTCCTGATGATCGCGGGCTCGATCTACATCGTCTTCCTCACGGACGACTTCCTGGGCCAGTTCATCGGCTTCCTCACCACACTCGGCGTGCCCGTCGCCGCCTGGTGCGGTGTGATGCTCGCCGACCTCGCGCTGCGGCGCCGCGACTACGACGAGGCGGACCTGTTCCGCACCCGCGGCCGCTACGGCGACGTCGAACCGCTCCCGCTGCTGCTGACCCTCGGCGCCACCGCGATCGGCTGGGGTCTCGTCACCAACACGGCCGCCGGCTGGCTGGAGTGGCAGGGCTATCTGCTCGGCCCGCTGGGCCTGGGCGGCAAGGACGGCTCCTGGGCCTACGCCAACCTCGGCGTACTCGCCGCGCTCGCCCTCGGCTTCCTGGGAACCCTCGCACTCGGCCGCGGCAGGGTCCGTACGCAGGAGGCGCGGCCCCCGAGTCTGCCGCTGGACGTGGAGGTGCCGGGCGCATGAGCCGACCGGGATCACCAGGCCTGCTGGCCGTCATCGACATGCAGCGCGTGTTCGCCGAGCCGGACAGCCCCTGGGCCGCGCCCCGCTTCACCGAGGCCGTGGACGGGGTACGCCGCCTGCTGCCGGCCTTCGGGGAACGCGTCACCTTCACCCGGTTCCTGGCACCCGAGAAGCCCGCCGGCGCCTGGCGGGCGTACTACGAACAGTGGCCCTTCGCGCTGCGGCCGCCGGAGGACCGTCTCTGGGAGCTGGTGGACGAACTCGCGCCCCACGCCGGGCACTTGGTCGACGCCCCGACCTTCGGCAAATGGACTCCGGAACTGGCCGAGCGGGTCGGTCCCGAGGGCCGTCTGGTGCTCGCCGGAGTCAGTACGGACTGCTGTGTGCTCTCCACCGCGCTGGCCGCCGCCGACGCCGGAGTGGAGGTGTGGGTGGCGGCCGACGCCTGCGCGGGAGCGGACGACGCCTCGCACACCAAGGCCCTGCAGATCATGGACCTGTACCGGCCGCTGATCCGGGTCGTCACCGTGGCCGAGGCGCTCGCCCGGGTCGCGTGAGCGCCTGAGCACGGGTCGCGTGAGTACCCCAGCACCGGTCGCGTGAGCACCCGAGCACCGCAGGCCCCGGAAGGCACCCCAGGCCCCATCCGGCGAGGCGTACCATACCGGGTGGGGTATATACCGAGGGAGCGCTCCACATGGAACTGCAGATGGCGGCCGACGAGCTCAAGTCCGTGATCAACCGGCTCAAGCGGGCCCAGGGGCAGATCGCGGGCGTGATCAACATGATCGAACAGGGGCGGTCCTGCGAAGAGGTGGTCACCCAACTGGCAGCGGCCTCAAGGGCGTTGGACCGCGCCGGGTTCGCGATCATCGCGACCGGGCTCCAGCACTGCATGACCGACGAGGGCGGCGAGCAGGATCTGGACCGCGACCAGATGCGGGCGCGACTGGAGAAGCTCTTCCTGTCCCTCGCCTGACGCACCCCTTCCGGAAAGGCCGTCGTCAGAGGCGCCCCGCCCCCGTGTAGAGGTCCAGCTGTCCTTCGAGTTCGACGGCGATCACCGTCGCCTGCTCGTCCAGATCGGTGGCCGCGGGCGCGTCGATCCACGTCACACCGGGAACGGTGTCGAGACCGCCGGTGACGTGGTGGCCCAGTTCCGCGCCCGTACCGAGGACCGTGGCCCGCCGGACGGGATTGCGCAGGCCGCGGATCGAGACGGAGTCGCGGGGAGCGTCGAAGCACACCAGGTACAAGGTGCGCCGGTCGGCGGACAGGGTGCTGGGGCCGTAGTGGTGCCCGGCGGGCAGTCCGGCGACCGTGCCGTACACCGCGTCGGAGTGCCGCGCGATCCACGCGCCGAGGCCTTCCAGACGTTCGATCTGCTCCTCGGGGATCGTCCCGTCCTCGCGGGGCCCGGCGCCCAGCAGCAGATTGCCGCCCATGCCGATCGTCTCGGTGAAGTACCGCACCAACTGGCGCACCGACTTGAAATCGCGGTCCTGCGGCCGGAAGCTCCACGAGTCGTTGATCGTGAGGCACAGCTCCCACGGGCCGTCCGGGGCCCGCAGCGGGGTGCCCTGCTCCGGCGTTGCGTAGTCGCCGTAACTGAGCATGCGGCCGTTGAGGATGGTGTCCGCATTGCCGGAGAGGATCAGCTCGGCGAGCTCGCCCATCCGCCACTGCTCCTCGGTGCGCTCCCACTCCCCGTCGAACCAGAGGACGTCGGGCCGGAAGCGTTCGACGAGCTCGCCGACCTGGCCGTCGCGGTACGCGAGATAGCGCGCCCAGGCCGCCGGGTCCTCCTT contains:
- a CDS encoding purine-cytosine permease family protein, with amino-acid sequence MTDSSDRGAGTRQLQVETHGLDVIGDAERKGTPRTLFWPWFGANVSILGLSYGSFALGFGISFWQALAAGVIGIIFSFLLCGFVAVAGKRGSAPTMVLSRAAYGVRGNRLPSVVSWMLTVGWETVLTALATMATATVLDRLGWGGGTGTKVVALIVVGALVVIGGVMGFDLIMRLQTVITVVTGVLTVVYIGLVADHIHWSAVSAVPSGSAQEFIGALVFMMTGFGLGWVNAAADYSRYLPRDSSGRGVVGWTTFGASVAPLLLLVFGLLLAGSSTELNTAIAADPIGALTTILPTWFLIPFAAVAVLGLVGGAVLDIYSSGLALLAAGLRVPRYLAALLDGVLMIAGSIYIVFLTDDFLGQFIGFLTTLGVPVAAWCGVMLADLALRRRDYDEADLFRTRGRYGDVEPLPLLLTLGATAIGWGLVTNTAAGWLEWQGYLLGPLGLGGKDGSWAYANLGVLAALALGFLGTLALGRGRVRTQEARPPSLPLDVEVPGA
- a CDS encoding metal-sensitive transcriptional regulator, with the translated sequence MELQMAADELKSVINRLKRAQGQIAGVINMIEQGRSCEEVVTQLAAASRALDRAGFAIIATGLQHCMTDEGGEQDLDRDQMRARLEKLFLSLA
- a CDS encoding cysteine hydrolase family protein — translated: MSRPGSPGLLAVIDMQRVFAEPDSPWAAPRFTEAVDGVRRLLPAFGERVTFTRFLAPEKPAGAWRAYYEQWPFALRPPEDRLWELVDELAPHAGHLVDAPTFGKWTPELAERVGPEGRLVLAGVSTDCCVLSTALAAADAGVEVWVAADACAGADDASHTKALQIMDLYRPLIRVVTVAEALARVA
- a CDS encoding alpha-L-fucosidase; protein product: MPMQPWFPDAKLGIFIHYGIYAVGGAAESWSFYTGEMTHEQYMKQLDGFTASHYDPDAWAELFARVGARYAVLTARHHDGVALWDTDHRNLDVVRDTPAGRDLVTGFVDALRARDLKVGLYYSHSDWNHPDYASQRHPGPVIVPPNKYSHAEPGKEDPAAWARYLAYRDGQVGELVERFRPDVLWFDGEWERTEEQWRMGELAELILSGNADTILNGRMLSYGDYATPEQGTPLRAPDGPWELCLTINDSWSFRPQDRDFKSVRQLVRYFTETIGMGGNLLLGAGPREDGTIPEEQIERLEGLGAWIARHSDAVYGTVAGLPAGHHYGPSTLSADRRTLYLVCFDAPRDSVSIRGLRNPVRRATVLGTGAELGHHVTGGLDTVPGVTWIDAPAATDLDEQATVIAVELEGQLDLYTGAGRL